A window of the Dermatophagoides farinae isolate YC_2012a chromosome 2, ASM2471394v1, whole genome shotgun sequence genome harbors these coding sequences:
- the LOC124490718 gene encoding acetylcholine receptor subunit alpha-1-B, with translation MKETFYREFIPFQSVVKIEKTLCLSLLMICDLVYGGINERHLINHLLNNYNPLERPVENENDTLNVIFGITLQQIIDVDEKNQILISNLWLKFQWVDINLRWNPEEYGGVETLRIMTDRIWIPDVLMYNSADERFDSTFRTNVVVNYTGGCLYVPPGVFKSTCRIDITWFPFDDQRCELKFGSWTYDGLQVDLLPENVSADTSDYQVNSEWVLVDVPSIRTSQYYECCPGPFVDIKFIIHIKRRTLYYGFNLIIPCIILSSMTLLSFSSPPESGEKLHLGVTILLSMTVFLVQLSKILPATSDSISIIALYFGSIMVMVAVSVVMTVVVLNFHHRSSETKEMGPKLRKFLLDWLPRLLGMDRPGIKPPKQCILKKVSSTQKLVAALGCAVVPHDNDNNIHKQNFATENPDLNLAAADEVMLMMQTTGLTGNANLTCNSIPKLNSPPTVVPLDCDDDRIPHQIENVTNNADHRYLFHPNLYMESADDVLHEHESNCLFLQRTNDSVDKSTSNNHHHNNLPLVNNSDSIDLTKTDDLFSCRDDTRVEDDGPGSEDCLLDEDLDVEVSIAMTGSRTRLINNKKDGLNKINESRNNLTDKGGHNVDDDDNDDDDDDGEQDESHNEIDPEHYGLHQYMSMKRRHKLLEILIEMRFITDRLREEDQIKELIAEWRYGATVLDRLCLILFTLFTLLSLAICLISAPQLIV, from the exons ATGAAGGAAACTTTTTATCGAGAATTTATTCCTTTTCAATCAGttgttaaaattgaaaaaacattatgtttgtcattattgatgatctGTGATCTGGTCTATGGAGGCATCAATGAGCGCCACTTGATCAACCACCTTCTAAACAATTATAATCCATTAGAACGGCCAGTAGAAAATGAGAATGACACATTAAATGTTATATTCGGCATTACATTACAACAAAtaatcgatgttgatgagaaGAATCAgatattaatttcaaatctaTGGTTGAAATTC CAATGGGTAGACATAAATCTTCGCTGGAATCCAGAAGAATATGGTGGCGTTGAAACTCTACGTATAATGACCGATCGTATTTGGATACCGGATGTATTAATGTATAATAGTGCTGACGAAAGATTCGATAGTACATTTCGCAccaatgttgttgtcaacTATACTGGAGGATGTTTGTATGTACCACCGGGTGTATTTAAAAGTACTTGTCGTATAGATATTACATGGtttccatttgatgatcaacgtTGTGAACTTAAATTTGGATCCTGGAC GTATGATGGGTTACAAGTGGATTTGTTGCCGGAAAATGTCTCAGCCGATACGTCTGATTATCAAGTAAATAGCGAATGGGTACTTGTTGATGTTCCATCGATTCGAACATCACAATATTATGAATGCTGTCCTGGACCATTTGTTGacataaaatttattatacACATCAAACGCCGTACGCTGTATTATGGCttcaatttaataatacCTTGTATAATATTGTCTTCGATGACATTATTAAGtttttcatcaccaccagAATCAGGTGAAAAATTGCACCTAGGTGTAACCATTCTGCTTTCGATGACTGTATTTCTCGTTCAATTGAGCAAAATTTTGCCTGCCACTTCGGATTCTATATCAATCATCGCTTTGTATTTTGGATCGATCATGGTCATGGTTGCTGTATCAGTTGTGATGACTGTTGTTGTGCTCAactttcatcatcgttcatcagaaacaaaagaaatggGACCTAAACTACGAAAATTTTTACTGGATTGGTTGCCACGTTTGTTGGGCATGGATCGACCAGGCATCAAGCCACCAAAACAGTGTATACTGAAAAAAGTCTCATCTACACAAAAATTAGTGGCTGCATTAGGATGCGCTGTTGTTCCACAcgataatgacaacaacattcataaGCAAAATTTTGCTACGGAAAATCCTGATTTAAATCTTGCCGCTGCTGATGAAGTAATGCTCATGATGCAGACAACTGGTCTGACTGGCAATGCTAATTTAACATGCAATTCGATTCCTAAACTCAATAGTCCACCAACTGTTGTTCCATTAGATTGCGATGATGACCGAATTCCTCATCAAATCGAGAACGTTACTAACAATGCTGACCATAGATatctttttcatccaaatttATACATGGAATCAGCAGACGACGTTCTCCATGAACATGAATCCAACTGCCTTTTTTTACAGCGAACCAATGATTCAGTCGATAAGTCAACATCgaataaccatcatcataataatttgcCTCTAGTCAATAACAgcgattcaattgatttgacaAAAACAGACGATTTATTTAGCTGTCGCGATGATACTCGCGTCGAAGATGATGGCCCCGGTTCTGAAGATTGTCTATTGGACGAGGATCTCGATGTAGAAGTATCGATTGCAATGACTGGGTCTAGAACTCGTCtaataaacaataaaaaagatGGCCtcaataaaattaatgaatctCGTAACAATTTAACGGATAAAGGTGGCCataatgtggatgatgatgataatgatgatgatgatgatgatggcgaacAGGATGAAAGCCATAATGAAATCGATCCAGAACATTATGGCCTACATCAATATATGAGCATGAAACGTCGACATAAATTACTAGAAATATTGATCGAAATGCGTTTTATTACAGATCGTCTGCGTGAAGAAGATCAAATCAAAGAGCTGATTGCCGAATGGCGTTATGGTGCAACGGTTCTTGATCGTCTTTGTCTTATATTGTTTACTTTGTTTACCTTATTATCATTGGCCATATGTCTCATTTCTGCTCCTCAGTTGATTGTTTAG